In Bremerella cremea, one DNA window encodes the following:
- the clpP gene encoding ATP-dependent Clp endopeptidase proteolytic subunit ClpP — protein MPLIPYVVEKSGREERVFDIYSRLLKDRIIFLGTGVNDEVANLIVAQMLFLQSEDPKADINLYVNSPGGSVSAGMAIYDTMQFVTCDVATYCIGQAASMGAVLLTAGAAGKRYALPNARVMIHQPLAGMQGTAEDILIHATEFKRIKRRMNEILLKHTGKPIDQIEADTDRDRFLSAAEAAEYGLIDKVVEHMTS, from the coding sequence ATGCCTCTGATTCCTTACGTGGTGGAAAAAAGCGGACGGGAAGAACGCGTCTTCGATATCTACAGCCGTTTGCTGAAAGACCGGATCATCTTCCTGGGCACTGGCGTCAACGACGAAGTCGCCAACCTGATCGTCGCACAAATGCTCTTCCTGCAATCGGAAGACCCCAAGGCCGACATCAACCTATACGTCAACTCGCCTGGCGGTAGCGTCAGCGCCGGGATGGCCATTTACGACACCATGCAGTTTGTGACCTGCGATGTCGCCACCTACTGCATCGGTCAGGCCGCCTCGATGGGCGCCGTCCTGCTCACCGCCGGTGCCGCTGGCAAACGTTACGCGTTGCCCAACGCCCGCGTGATGATTCACCAACCGCTGGCCGGCATGCAGGGTACCGCCGAAGACATCCTGATTCACGCCACCGAGTTCAAGCGGATCAAACGCCGCATGAACGAAATCTTGCTGAAGCACACCGGCAAGCCAATCGATCAGATCGAAGCCGACACCGACCGCGACCGCTTCCTCAGCGCCGCCGAAGCCGCCGAATACGGCCTGATCGACAAAGTGGTCGAGCACATGACCAGCTAA
- the tig gene encoding trigger factor, whose product MNSPDIENAEGSVAEADAPKKLTLDVKVDAPSSCQRHVTVTVSREDIDRYFDVAIEDMIPNAAVPGFRKGFAPKKLVEKRFRSEVKDQVKGTLLMDSMTQATEEQSFSAISEPDFNYQVIELPDEGDLTFEFDIEVRPEFDLPKWKGLKLEKPSKSFEKEDIDKHLTQVLSRYASLAPYEGAAEKDDYLVCNLTFKHDGKKIEHAEEEQIRLRDKLSFQDAKWEDFGKEMDGAKAGDKKTVTLTISDEAANEQMRGKEVEMEIEVLEVKRMELPEMDEAFLKQIGGFESEGDLRDYVKSDMERQLAYYQQQRLRQQITEELTKDAGWDLPPELLKRQARRELERAILELRSAGFGEDDIRAHENELRQNSMASTRKALKEHFILERIAEEEKIEDSPQDYDMEVMQIAMQRGESPRRVRAQLEKGGMMDVLRNQIIERKVIDLINSEATHTETDADLQQGNTAAVNILICGEGEEAAPAAEKEEASDAE is encoded by the coding sequence TCGACGCTCCTAGCTCCTGCCAGCGGCATGTCACGGTTACCGTCTCGCGCGAGGACATCGATCGTTATTTCGATGTCGCCATCGAGGACATGATCCCCAATGCCGCCGTGCCTGGTTTCCGCAAGGGTTTTGCCCCTAAGAAGCTGGTCGAAAAACGCTTCCGCAGTGAAGTGAAAGACCAGGTCAAGGGAACGCTGCTGATGGACAGCATGACCCAAGCTACCGAAGAACAATCGTTCTCGGCCATTAGCGAGCCTGACTTCAACTACCAGGTCATCGAACTACCGGACGAAGGGGACCTGACCTTCGAATTCGATATCGAAGTCCGCCCCGAGTTCGACCTGCCCAAGTGGAAAGGTCTGAAACTCGAAAAGCCGAGCAAGTCGTTCGAGAAAGAAGACATCGACAAGCACCTGACTCAGGTTCTCAGTCGTTACGCTTCGTTGGCTCCGTATGAAGGTGCCGCCGAAAAGGACGACTACCTGGTCTGCAATCTGACCTTCAAGCACGACGGCAAAAAGATCGAACATGCCGAAGAAGAGCAGATCCGTCTTCGCGACAAGCTGAGCTTCCAAGACGCCAAGTGGGAAGACTTCGGCAAGGAAATGGACGGCGCCAAAGCAGGCGACAAGAAGACCGTCACCCTGACCATCAGCGACGAAGCTGCCAACGAGCAAATGCGTGGCAAAGAAGTCGAGATGGAAATCGAAGTTCTAGAAGTGAAGCGGATGGAACTTCCAGAAATGGACGAAGCTTTCCTGAAGCAGATCGGCGGCTTCGAGAGCGAAGGCGACCTCCGCGACTACGTGAAGTCCGACATGGAACGCCAGTTGGCCTACTACCAACAGCAACGTCTGCGTCAGCAAATCACCGAAGAGCTGACCAAGGACGCCGGTTGGGATCTGCCGCCAGAACTGCTCAAGCGTCAAGCTCGCCGTGAACTGGAACGAGCGATCCTCGAACTCCGTTCGGCTGGATTCGGCGAAGATGACATCCGCGCTCACGAGAACGAGCTGCGTCAAAACAGCATGGCTTCGACTCGCAAGGCTCTGAAAGAACACTTCATCCTCGAGCGAATCGCCGAAGAAGAAAAAATCGAAGACTCGCCGCAAGACTACGACATGGAAGTCATGCAAATCGCAATGCAGCGTGGCGAATCGCCTCGCCGTGTGCGTGCCCAGTTGGAAAAGGGTGGCATGATGGACGTGCTGCGGAATCAGATCATCGAACGCAAGGTGATCGACCTGATCAACAGCGAAGCGACCCACACCGAAACGGACGCCGACCTGCAGCAAGGCAACACCGCTGCGGTTAACATCCTGATCTGTGGCGAAGGGGAAGAAGCTGCCCCAGCCGCCGAAAAGGAAGAAGCTTCGGACGCCGAATAG
- a CDS encoding ClpP family protease produces the protein MNFDYLNAPVGPKAMAYAEYQRQRQMTLNDLLLENRIIFLQGEIYDGNANQLVMQLLYLQSENRRKQIHFYINSPGGSVTATMAIYDTMNMLSCPVATYCVGLAASGGAILLAGGAAGKRFILPHAKVMIHQPHGGVGGQVSDIEIQANEIIKTREELNKILAQHCDQPIDKIAKDVNRDYYMNAQEAKEYRIVDEILNKPPAEVAEEE, from the coding sequence ATGAATTTTGACTATCTCAATGCACCCGTCGGGCCCAAGGCGATGGCCTACGCCGAATACCAACGGCAGCGTCAAATGACGCTGAACGATCTCTTGCTGGAGAATCGGATTATCTTCCTGCAAGGCGAGATCTACGACGGCAACGCCAACCAGTTGGTGATGCAGTTGTTGTACTTGCAGAGCGAGAATCGCCGCAAGCAAATTCACTTCTACATCAACTCGCCTGGTGGCAGTGTCACCGCGACGATGGCCATCTACGACACGATGAACATGCTCTCGTGCCCGGTTGCCACGTACTGCGTTGGCTTGGCGGCCAGCGGTGGGGCGATCTTGCTGGCCGGTGGTGCTGCAGGCAAGCGGTTCATTCTGCCGCACGCCAAAGTGATGATCCACCAACCGCACGGCGGCGTCGGTGGCCAGGTTTCGGATATCGAAATTCAAGCCAACGAAATCATCAAAACCCGCGAAGAACTCAACAAGATCCTCGCCCAACATTGCGATCAGCCGATCGACAAGATCGCCAAAGATGTCAACCGCGACTACTACATGAACGCCCAAGAGGCTAAGGAATATCGGATCGTCGACGAAATCCTCAACAAGCCGCCCGCCGAGGTAGCTGAAGAGGAATAA